One part of the Phoenix dactylifera cultivar Barhee BC4 chromosome 4, palm_55x_up_171113_PBpolish2nd_filt_p, whole genome shotgun sequence genome encodes these proteins:
- the LOC103696765 gene encoding protein FAR1-RELATED SEQUENCE 5-like isoform X7 produces MDSSGSSSDNESVETVEDSLSDKEKDDAEMDNMSQGPSTGENVVQKISQASKEGDSGSAVVKYTNNIDKSKANGNSQLEPEVGMVFHSEDQAYLFYNRYAHRKGFSVRKGHLGRRKDGTVRNRVFLCSNEGSRQEHSTHMTKKPREAVRTNCMARIEYKVSRDNVWVVSKIIYEHNHPLLRPHKAHLLRSHRKLLLAQRDGMPNVAEMGNDADNPAQALEFLVEEARDAETVGFLLKDQSSYLHTNRMRELEKGDAQVLLEFLKAKQLEDPSFFYAIQLDDREQVTNFFWADARSILDFSYFGDVVLFDTTYRTNKVEIPFAPFIGINHHKQIVVFGAALLLDETTESFVWLFKTFMVAMSGRQPKTIFTDHFPALSRAISLTLPETCHRLCLWHILQNSAIHISHAYSSEPDFQKGFKNCIYEGGSEEDFHTRWVDLVNKYGLEGNAWLEDLYAIREKWALVYHKNSFCASMTTVKWSESMKNHFKKHFNRKLPLSKFLEQYQKSLVRFHEKELYEDYKSRQTKPVLLVDMPMLNEAAESYTRLVYNEFEDEIKSQLSCLCEQVGFDGTVDVYKVSLPEKHSYGIVEYNSSNFMVTCSCKKFETAGILCMHALKILLLRSILSLPTRYILKRWTKYANVEAMSDRHRSIADTDGQEPLTLQYTRVCHKAITIGVKSAVSEDALQIFENELDKLMSEVENVLRIAPLSRQTDEEDVTVVDDMQRNALEGSKKRRGCKGRPKGGLEQKRNKKIQPTSSSVDIITQNQQSQNKTKTIGQADVLGQTMVNESSNVPSYPPDGTTSCCTPIQMQPSGCTSFTQEVVMPAQESFTPSQGIFDHTMATQAVRNPSIAWCTRRGSVGVPMPIMQGQSNNFVSWMVQPRSVPNVSLSPHHLDEPMHSALPGQHQPSSRKLNFDINKGFDLDRDRVDMGLT; encoded by the exons ATGGACTCATCTGGTTCTTCTTCAGATAATGAATCTGTGGAAACTGTTGAAGATTCTTTAAGTGATAAAGAAAAAGACGATGCAGAGATGGATAATATGTCACAGGGGCCTTCTACTGGAGAGAATGTTGTGCAGAAGATATCCCAAGCTTCAAAGGAAGGTGACTCTGGTTCTGCAGTTGTGAAATATACCAATAATATTGATAAATCAAAGGCCAATGGCAACTCACAGTTGGAGCCGGAAGTTGGTATGGTATTTCATTCAGAAGATcaagcatatttattttataatagaTATGCTCATCGGAAGGGTTTTAGTGTCCGGAAGGGTCATCTTGGCCGAAGAAAAGATGGGACCGTACGGAATAGAGTTTTCTTGTGCAGCAATGAAGGCTCTCGTCAGGAGCATAGTACACATATGACGAAGAAACCACGTGAAGCTGTGAGAACAAATTGCATGGCTCGTATTGAGTATAAAGTGAGTCGTGATAATGTATGGGTTGTGAGTAAAATCATCTATGAACACAACCATCCACTTCTACGTCCGCATAAAGCACACTTGTTAAGGTCTCATAGGAAGTTATTGTTGGCTCAGCGTGATGGAATGCCAAATGTTGCAGAAATGGGTAATGATGCAGATAATCCTGCTCAAGCTTTGGAATTTCTGGTGGAAGAGGCTCGTGACGCTGAAACTGTTGGGTTTCTGCTGAAGGATCAAAGCAGCTATCTGCACACCAACAGGATGAGAGAACTTGAAAAGGGAGATGCTCAGGTTCTTTTAGAATTTTTGAAAGCCAAGCAGTTAGAGGATCCTTCCTTTTTTTATGCCATACAACTTGATGATAGAGAACAAGTGACCAACTTCTTTTGGGCAGATGCACGCTCTATACTTGATTTCTCCTACTTTGGTGATGTGGTCTTATTTGACACAACTTATAGGACGAACAAGGTTGAGATACCATTTGCACCATTCATTGGCATAAACCATCATAAGCAAATTGTGGTATTTGGTGCTGCTTTGTTATTGGATGAAACAACGGAATCATTTGTTTGGTTATTTAAAACCTTTATGGTAGCAATGTCTGGACGACAACCAAAGACAATCTTTACAGATCATTTCCCTGCATTGTCAAGGGCAATAAGTTTGACATTACCTGAGACATGTCACCGTCTTTGTTTGTGGCATATATTGCAAAATTCAGCGATACATATTTCCCATGCATATAGCAGCGAGCCAGATTTTCAGAAGGGTTTCAAAAATTGCATCTATGAAGGTGGCTCTGAAGAGGATTTTCATACTCGATGGGTTGATTTGGTTAATAAGTATGGCCTTGAAGGAAATGCATGGTTGGAAGATTTATATGCAATACGAGAGAAATGGGCTCTGGTTTACCACAAAAATTCTTTTTGTGCTTCCATGACAACAGTGAAATGGAGTGAGAGCATGAAGAATCACTTTAAAAAGCATTTCAACAGGAAGCTGCCACTTTCCAAATTTTTAGAGCAGTATCAAAAGTCACTGGTTCGGTTTCATGAGAAGGAACTCTATGAAGATTACAAATCAAGGCAAACTAAACCAGTTTTGCTGGTTGATATGCCCATGTTGAATGAAGCAGCAGAATCATATACAAGGCTGGTATATAATGAatttgaggatgagatcaagagTCAGCTTTCTTGTCTTTGTGAACAAGTTGGTTTTGACGGGACAGTAGATGTTTATAAAGTTTCCCTTCCTGAAAAACACAGTTATGGGATTGTTGAATATAACTCATCCAATTTCATGGTCACTTGTAGCTGCAAAAAGTTTGAGACTGCTGGCAtcttatgcatgcatgcattaaAGATTCTTCTCCTTAGGAGCATTCTTAGCCTCCCAACTCGGTATATACTAAAGAGGTGGACAAAATATGCGAATGTTGAGGCCATGTCTGATAGACATCGATCAATTGCTGACACTGATGGTCAAGAACCTCTGACCCTGCAATATACCCGGGTTTGCCACAAGGCAATTACTATAGGAGTAAAAAGTGCAGTTTCTGAGGACGCCTTACAAATATTTGAAAACGAACTCGATAAACTGATGTCAGAAGTAGAAAATGTGTTGCGTATTGCTCCATTGAGTAGACagacagatgaggaagatgTGACTGTCGTTGATGATATGCAGCGGAATGCATTAGAAGGAAGTAAGAAAAGACGAGGCTGCAAAGGGCGCCCTAAGGGAGGACTTGAGCAGAAAAGGAACAAGAAAATTCAACCCACTTCCAGTTCAGTTGACATCATTACCCAGAACCAGCAATCACAGAATAAGACGAAGACAA TAGGACAAGCTGATGTATTGGGTCAAACTATGGTTAATGAGTCCTCAAATGTTCCTTCCTATCCTCCGGATGGTACAACATCATGCTGTACGCCAATTCAAATGCAACCCTCAGGATGCACATCTTTTACTCAAGAGGTGGTCATGCCTGCTCAG GAATCATTTACACCCTCACAAGGTATATTTGACCATACAATGGCAACCCAAGCAGTAAGAAATCCTAGCATAGCATGGTGCACTCGTAGGGGCTCTGTTGGTGTTCCTATGCCAATCATGCAGGGACAATCCAACAATTTTGTTAGTTGGATGGTTCAACCTCGTAGTGTTCCAAATGTTTCCCTGTCCCCACATCATCTTGATGAACCAATG CATTCTGCTCTTCCGGGTCAACATCAGCCATCGTCCCGCAAGCTTAACTTTGATATAAACAAAG GATTTGACCTGGACAGAGATCGGGTTGATATGGGCCTTACCTAA
- the LOC103696765 gene encoding protein FAR1-RELATED SEQUENCE 5-like isoform X8 — MDNMSQGPSTGENVVQKISQASKEGDSGSAVVKYTNNIDKSKANGNSQLEPEVGMVFHSEDQAYLFYNRYAHRKGFSVRKGHLGRRKDGTVRNRVFLCSNEGSRQEHSTHMTKKPREAVRTNCMARIEYKVSRDNVWVVSKIIYEHNHPLLRPHKAHLLRSHRKLLLAQRDGMPNVAEMGNDADNPAQALEFLVEEARDAETVGFLLKDQSSYLHTNRMRELEKGDAQVLLEFLKAKQLEDPSFFYAIQLDDREQVTNFFWADARSILDFSYFGDVVLFDTTYRTNKVEIPFAPFIGINHHKQIVVFGAALLLDETTESFVWLFKTFMVAMSGRQPKTIFTDHFPALSRAISLTLPETCHRLCLWHILQNSAIHISHAYSSEPDFQKGFKNCIYEGGSEEDFHTRWVDLVNKYGLEGNAWLEDLYAIREKWALVYHKNSFCASMTTVKWSESMKNHFKKHFNRKLPLSKFLEQYQKSLVRFHEKELYEDYKSRQTKPVLLVDMPMLNEAAESYTRLVYNEFEDEIKSQLSCLCEQVGFDGTVDVYKVSLPEKHSYGIVEYNSSNFMVTCSCKKFETAGILCMHALKILLLRSILSLPTRYILKRWTKYANVEAMSDRHRSIADTDGQEPLTLQYTRVCHKAITIGVKSAVSEDALQIFENELDKLMSEVENVLRIAPLSRQTDEEDVTVVDDMQRNALEGSKKRRGCKGRPKGGLEQKRNKKIQPTSSSVDIITQNQQSQNKTKTIGQADVLGQTMVNESSNVPSYPPDGTTSCCTPIQMQPSGCTSFTQEVVMPAQESFTPSQGIFDHTMATQAVRNPSIAWCTRRGSVGVPMPIMQGQSNNFVSWMVQPRSVPNVSLSPHHLDEPMHSALPGQHQPSSRKLNFDINKGFDLDRDRVDMGLT; from the exons ATGGATAATATGTCACAGGGGCCTTCTACTGGAGAGAATGTTGTGCAGAAGATATCCCAAGCTTCAAAGGAAGGTGACTCTGGTTCTGCAGTTGTGAAATATACCAATAATATTGATAAATCAAAGGCCAATGGCAACTCACAGTTGGAGCCGGAAGTTGGTATGGTATTTCATTCAGAAGATcaagcatatttattttataatagaTATGCTCATCGGAAGGGTTTTAGTGTCCGGAAGGGTCATCTTGGCCGAAGAAAAGATGGGACCGTACGGAATAGAGTTTTCTTGTGCAGCAATGAAGGCTCTCGTCAGGAGCATAGTACACATATGACGAAGAAACCACGTGAAGCTGTGAGAACAAATTGCATGGCTCGTATTGAGTATAAAGTGAGTCGTGATAATGTATGGGTTGTGAGTAAAATCATCTATGAACACAACCATCCACTTCTACGTCCGCATAAAGCACACTTGTTAAGGTCTCATAGGAAGTTATTGTTGGCTCAGCGTGATGGAATGCCAAATGTTGCAGAAATGGGTAATGATGCAGATAATCCTGCTCAAGCTTTGGAATTTCTGGTGGAAGAGGCTCGTGACGCTGAAACTGTTGGGTTTCTGCTGAAGGATCAAAGCAGCTATCTGCACACCAACAGGATGAGAGAACTTGAAAAGGGAGATGCTCAGGTTCTTTTAGAATTTTTGAAAGCCAAGCAGTTAGAGGATCCTTCCTTTTTTTATGCCATACAACTTGATGATAGAGAACAAGTGACCAACTTCTTTTGGGCAGATGCACGCTCTATACTTGATTTCTCCTACTTTGGTGATGTGGTCTTATTTGACACAACTTATAGGACGAACAAGGTTGAGATACCATTTGCACCATTCATTGGCATAAACCATCATAAGCAAATTGTGGTATTTGGTGCTGCTTTGTTATTGGATGAAACAACGGAATCATTTGTTTGGTTATTTAAAACCTTTATGGTAGCAATGTCTGGACGACAACCAAAGACAATCTTTACAGATCATTTCCCTGCATTGTCAAGGGCAATAAGTTTGACATTACCTGAGACATGTCACCGTCTTTGTTTGTGGCATATATTGCAAAATTCAGCGATACATATTTCCCATGCATATAGCAGCGAGCCAGATTTTCAGAAGGGTTTCAAAAATTGCATCTATGAAGGTGGCTCTGAAGAGGATTTTCATACTCGATGGGTTGATTTGGTTAATAAGTATGGCCTTGAAGGAAATGCATGGTTGGAAGATTTATATGCAATACGAGAGAAATGGGCTCTGGTTTACCACAAAAATTCTTTTTGTGCTTCCATGACAACAGTGAAATGGAGTGAGAGCATGAAGAATCACTTTAAAAAGCATTTCAACAGGAAGCTGCCACTTTCCAAATTTTTAGAGCAGTATCAAAAGTCACTGGTTCGGTTTCATGAGAAGGAACTCTATGAAGATTACAAATCAAGGCAAACTAAACCAGTTTTGCTGGTTGATATGCCCATGTTGAATGAAGCAGCAGAATCATATACAAGGCTGGTATATAATGAatttgaggatgagatcaagagTCAGCTTTCTTGTCTTTGTGAACAAGTTGGTTTTGACGGGACAGTAGATGTTTATAAAGTTTCCCTTCCTGAAAAACACAGTTATGGGATTGTTGAATATAACTCATCCAATTTCATGGTCACTTGTAGCTGCAAAAAGTTTGAGACTGCTGGCAtcttatgcatgcatgcattaaAGATTCTTCTCCTTAGGAGCATTCTTAGCCTCCCAACTCGGTATATACTAAAGAGGTGGACAAAATATGCGAATGTTGAGGCCATGTCTGATAGACATCGATCAATTGCTGACACTGATGGTCAAGAACCTCTGACCCTGCAATATACCCGGGTTTGCCACAAGGCAATTACTATAGGAGTAAAAAGTGCAGTTTCTGAGGACGCCTTACAAATATTTGAAAACGAACTCGATAAACTGATGTCAGAAGTAGAAAATGTGTTGCGTATTGCTCCATTGAGTAGACagacagatgaggaagatgTGACTGTCGTTGATGATATGCAGCGGAATGCATTAGAAGGAAGTAAGAAAAGACGAGGCTGCAAAGGGCGCCCTAAGGGAGGACTTGAGCAGAAAAGGAACAAGAAAATTCAACCCACTTCCAGTTCAGTTGACATCATTACCCAGAACCAGCAATCACAGAATAAGACGAAGACAA TAGGACAAGCTGATGTATTGGGTCAAACTATGGTTAATGAGTCCTCAAATGTTCCTTCCTATCCTCCGGATGGTACAACATCATGCTGTACGCCAATTCAAATGCAACCCTCAGGATGCACATCTTTTACTCAAGAGGTGGTCATGCCTGCTCAG GAATCATTTACACCCTCACAAGGTATATTTGACCATACAATGGCAACCCAAGCAGTAAGAAATCCTAGCATAGCATGGTGCACTCGTAGGGGCTCTGTTGGTGTTCCTATGCCAATCATGCAGGGACAATCCAACAATTTTGTTAGTTGGATGGTTCAACCTCGTAGTGTTCCAAATGTTTCCCTGTCCCCACATCATCTTGATGAACCAATG CATTCTGCTCTTCCGGGTCAACATCAGCCATCGTCCCGCAAGCTTAACTTTGATATAAACAAAG GATTTGACCTGGACAGAGATCGGGTTGATATGGGCCTTACCTAA